A region of Lycium barbarum isolate Lr01 chromosome 3, ASM1917538v2, whole genome shotgun sequence DNA encodes the following proteins:
- the LOC132632296 gene encoding RNA pseudouridine synthase 7 isoform X1, whose protein sequence is MNMMKRKREDMEIVWQTPANPPERHDYIFRNGIRYVKPYYFEFISHVKNRWAGKTVVDLFSDEFKGRPRDYYESAIKSGRIQVDGQNVPVSYVVQSSQKISHFLHRHEPPVMSWDVEILCEEPDVLTVCKPASVPVHPCGQYRKNTVVGILQAEYGLAPLFPICSSLLLTLMEAVHRLDRLVSGLLILARSASRADLFRQQIESGAVQKRYIARVIGVFPDKQQVVNANVNYNAREGRSTVEVGDDQGNCTASLKGKTACTKFTRISTNGKHSIVLCEPVTGRTHQIRVHLQYTGHPIANDMLYLSEFVSSRSAEGLSADRAAARSCSPPEPMSLEKGISDAENDSVEDFSIDPMCTNCPNLAPKGYEGNEEGLWLHCVKYSGPDWIYECPHPDWASL, encoded by the exons ATGAACATGATGAAGAGGAAGAGAGAAGATATGGAGATAGTGTGGCAAACACCCGCCAACCCACCCGAACGCCACGACTACATCTTCCGTAACG GAATACGCTATGTCAAGCCTTACTACTTCGAATTCATCTCTCAT GTGAAGAATAGGTGGGCTGGGAAGACAGTTGTTGATCTCTTTTCTGATGAATTTAAAGGGAGACCTCGTGATTactat GAATCTGCCATAAAGTCTGGACGTATACAAGTTGATGGACAAAACGTGCCTGTTTCATATGTAGTTCAGTCATCACAAAAGATTAGTCATTTCTTGCACAG GCATGAACCACCAGTGATGTCGTGGGATGTTGAAATACTATGTGAAGAACCAGATGTGCTGACAGTTTGCAAGCCTGCTTCTGTTCCT GTGCATCCATGTGGACAATATCGCAAGAATACAGTCGTTGGTATACTACAAGCGGAGTATGGCCTGGCACCTTTATTTC CTATTTGTTCTAGTCTTCTCTTGACTCTTATGGAAGCGGTTCATCGCCTAGATCGCTTGGTCTCAGGACTACTTATTTTGGCTAGGAGTGCTTCTAGGGCTGACCTCTTCAGGCAACAG ATAGAATCAGGGGCAGTGCAGAAACGGTATATTGCAAGAGTAATTGGAGTATTCCCAGATAAGCAG CAAGTTGTGAATGCTAATGTCAATTACAATGCTCGAGAAGGGAGGAGCACAGTTGAG GTGGGGGACGACCAGGGAAATTGTACTGCTTCGCTGAAGGGGAAGACTGCCTGCACCAAATTTACAAGGATTAGTACCAATGGGAAGCACAGCATTGTTTTGTGTGAACCCGTCACTGGCAGGACACATCAG ATACGCGTGCATCTGCAATATACAGGTCATCCCATAGCCAATGATATGCTCTACTTGTCTGAATTCGTGTCTAGTCGCTCTGCTGAAGGATTGAGTGCGGATAGAGCTGCAGCAAGATCATGTTCTCCTCCAGAGCCCATGTCTCTTGAAAAAGGAATTAGTGATGCGGAAAATGACTCCGTTGAAGATTTTAGCATTGATCCTATGTGTACAAATTGTCCAAATCTTGCTCCGAAAGG
- the LOC132632296 gene encoding RNA pseudouridine synthase 7 isoform X2, whose translation MNMMKRKREDMEIVWQTPANPPERHDYIFRNGIRYVKPYYFEFISHVKNRWAGKTVVDLFSDEFKGRPRDYYESAIKSGRIQVDGQNVPVSYVVQSSQKISHFLHRHEPPVMSWDVEILCEEPDVLTVCKPASVPVHPCGQYRKNTVVGILQAEYGLAPLFPVHRLDRLVSGLLILARSASRADLFRQQIESGAVQKRYIARVIGVFPDKQQVVNANVNYNAREGRSTVEVGDDQGNCTASLKGKTACTKFTRISTNGKHSIVLCEPVTGRTHQIRVHLQYTGHPIANDMLYLSEFVSSRSAEGLSADRAAARSCSPPEPMSLEKGISDAENDSVEDFSIDPMCTNCPNLAPKGYEGNEEGLWLHCVKYSGPDWIYECPHPDWASL comes from the exons ATGAACATGATGAAGAGGAAGAGAGAAGATATGGAGATAGTGTGGCAAACACCCGCCAACCCACCCGAACGCCACGACTACATCTTCCGTAACG GAATACGCTATGTCAAGCCTTACTACTTCGAATTCATCTCTCAT GTGAAGAATAGGTGGGCTGGGAAGACAGTTGTTGATCTCTTTTCTGATGAATTTAAAGGGAGACCTCGTGATTactat GAATCTGCCATAAAGTCTGGACGTATACAAGTTGATGGACAAAACGTGCCTGTTTCATATGTAGTTCAGTCATCACAAAAGATTAGTCATTTCTTGCACAG GCATGAACCACCAGTGATGTCGTGGGATGTTGAAATACTATGTGAAGAACCAGATGTGCTGACAGTTTGCAAGCCTGCTTCTGTTCCT GTGCATCCATGTGGACAATATCGCAAGAATACAGTCGTTGGTATACTACAAGCGGAGTATGGCCTGGCACCTTTATTTC CGGTTCATCGCCTAGATCGCTTGGTCTCAGGACTACTTATTTTGGCTAGGAGTGCTTCTAGGGCTGACCTCTTCAGGCAACAG ATAGAATCAGGGGCAGTGCAGAAACGGTATATTGCAAGAGTAATTGGAGTATTCCCAGATAAGCAG CAAGTTGTGAATGCTAATGTCAATTACAATGCTCGAGAAGGGAGGAGCACAGTTGAG GTGGGGGACGACCAGGGAAATTGTACTGCTTCGCTGAAGGGGAAGACTGCCTGCACCAAATTTACAAGGATTAGTACCAATGGGAAGCACAGCATTGTTTTGTGTGAACCCGTCACTGGCAGGACACATCAG ATACGCGTGCATCTGCAATATACAGGTCATCCCATAGCCAATGATATGCTCTACTTGTCTGAATTCGTGTCTAGTCGCTCTGCTGAAGGATTGAGTGCGGATAGAGCTGCAGCAAGATCATGTTCTCCTCCAGAGCCCATGTCTCTTGAAAAAGGAATTAGTGATGCGGAAAATGACTCCGTTGAAGATTTTAGCATTGATCCTATGTGTACAAATTGTCCAAATCTTGCTCCGAAAGG